The Ornithinibacillus sp. 4-3 region AAATTAAATACAATATAAAGCCAGCAATTGGTATAAAAAATAGAACCATTAACCAAGCCCATGTAGAGGGAGCATTTTTACGCTCAAGGAATATTACTGTAAATGCTAAGACAAAGTTAAATATCATTATAGATCCTAAGAAAAATGTAATAAAACCCAATTTAAACACCCCTTACACCCAAGAGCTTCCTATCACTCATCATAGCACAGAAATAAAAATTTATATAAAAGATAACTGCTCTCTATAGGTTTTTATTTATTTTAGTATTGATTTTTACTTCTATTCAATGTAATATATAAATTACATTTGGTACATATATATTACATGATACAGGTGAACTAATGAAAAACAATGTGAAGATCACAAGAATTAAAATGAATATTACACAGCAAGAATTAGCTCAAAGAGTAGGGGTTGCAAGACAAACAATTGGCCTTATTGAGAAAGGTGAATATAATCCCAGTCTCCAGCTCTGTATTGCTATTGCCAAAGAACTTAATAAAACTTTAGACGATTTATTTTGGAAGGTGGAGAGATAAATGAAATCTTGGATTGCTTTCTTATTACCAACGGATGAGTACAAAGAAAAAAGAATACTCTATTTTGTAGCAGAGGGAACATTTATATTATTGTTTTCTCTTATAGCATTGTTAATTAGCAGTAAATATATTCCAATATTTAAAAATCAAATTGACACTATCCTTTTTCTACCGATTGCAGTTTTTATCATCTATGTTCTAATTCGATATATTCTGTCTGGTATGGAATATACAGATGTTGTCTCAGAAACTTCCTTTAAAAAGGAACGTAATCATATTACATTTAGAAGTGCTATATTTGCTAGTACATTTATATTGTTTTTACTTATTTTTGAGGGGTTACCTAATGAAATAAGCAAGTGGGCTGAAACCATTGTTCTTCCAATATTTGCTGGATTTTTCTGGTTCATCATAAATTATATCTCCTTGCAAAAATCTTATAAAAAGAATAAAGAATTAGCTTAACTGGATTACGGGATATGATTTTCTAAAAATCTCGTATACTTTGAAATAAACTAATAGAAATGGTATGTTTAACGAAAGAAAAACTCGGAAGGAAATGATCCAAATGAAAAAAACAATGGTAGTATTATTCTCTGTTTTCCTATTTCTAGTATGGGCTACACCTACTTTTGCTATGGATCTTTCCATTAGCAATACTTTCATATTTGCTTCAACAAATTCTTTTTCCGCAGTCATCATTGTCGGGATAGTTGCTATTTTGGCTTTACTGGCTATTTTCATTCCATTAATGCGTTATGACAAGCACGCAGATGACAGTCTAGAGCCTAAGAATCTAGATGCTTTAAACAAAGAAGATACAACAAAAAATGCGTATACGTACCATACAGTGCCATCAAAAGATCAAACGATTGAGTCTACGAGCACGCCATATAGCACTCATTCAGATCCACGTCCTATAGAAAATGGTCCAGTCCCTAGCTTGATTCGTAATGCTTCAAGAGGTGTAGTTGTTACCGGTGCTCTATTATCCTATATGAACCATCAACGCAGACAAAAGAAGAAAATGAAAAAAAAGCTTAAGAAAATGAAAAAACAAACAAATTTAGCGTGAGGAAATTAATTATTTCCCCACGCTTTTTGATAGTTATTTATTTTTCCGAATGGTTAATATCGTTCCAACTGGAATAATAAGCTCCTTTGGCGACTGGATTTCAGAGAAAATTTTATCCACCCGCTCCTTCACCTGATAATCTTCTATATTGGAGCTTAGCAAATGTGCAATTTCAAAAACACATTGCTCCTTATCCTCTGCTTGAAAACGTAAGTAATTCATCAAGCTAATCGTTTCACTTTCACTATCTAGTCCATTGTAAATCTCATGTTGAAGAGGATAGTGTAGCGCCTTAGCAAAATAACCTTCATCATCTTCGCTCGGCCATATTCCAATCGCATTACGATTATCTTCCCACGGCTTGAGAGTGACATCAGCACCAATAAAATAATAATACGTCATAGTTCTGCTCCATTCCTATTACAAATACATCAGATGACCTCTAATGCTTGCTCTAAATCCTCCCACAAGTCTTCCCATGCCTCTAGACCAATGGAAAGTCGAATCATTGTATCAGTAATTCCCATTTCTAAACGCTCTTTCTCTGGAACAATTTTATGTGTCATCGTTGCAGGATGTTGAATAAGGGAATCAATATCACCTAAACTAACTGCTAGCTTAATTACTTTTACTGCATTTAAAAACTTTTGCGCATCTTTCTTTGTACCAACAACTTCAAATGCAATCATTCCTCCTCCACTTTTCATTTGTTTCTTAAATATTTCATAATCTGGAGCATCAGCGTCTCCTGGATAATAAGCATTTGCTACTTTTGGATGTTCTTTTAAACGTTTAAAAATCTGTTCAGCATTTTCACAATGACGATCCATTCGAACAGGCAATGTCTTCAAACCACGTAACAGAAGCCAGGCATCAAATGGAGAAATAATCCCACCAATATCTTTAAACGTTGTCTTGCGAATTCGCTCAATTAGCTCTGCCTTTCCTGCTGCTAAACCAGCAACAACATCTCCGTGACCCCCAATATATTTTGTAGCACTATGTACAACAATGTCACAGCCTAAATCTAATGGGCGTTGTAAATAAGGAGAACAGAATGTATTGTCTATTACTACAGGGATATCAAATTCTTTAGCCACATCTGCTACCATTTTCAGATCAATTAACTGCATGGTTGGATTTACTGGTGTTTCCACAAAAATGCATGCCGTTTCTTTTCGAATCAATGAACGTATTTCTTCTGTAGATTTCATACTACAAGTTTCATGAGCAATATTGTATTTTTCCTCCATTAATTTCAATAAACCAAATGTATTCCCATATAAAGCTACAGAGCTAATGATATGGTCATTAGCTTTCGTTAAGGAAAATAATACAGCGGAGATAGCAGCCATACCAGAACCAAATGCTAAACCTTTTTCACCATTTTCTATTGCAGCAATCCTTTCTTCTAATATCGCTACAGTAGGATTACGTAATCGTGAATAGGTATAACCATCTGTTTCACCACTAAATCGTTGTTCTCCTTGCTCAGCAGAATCAAATACAAATGTAGATGATTGGAACAAAGGAGGAACAAGACTTCCTAATACTTCTTTTTCATCATATCCTTCATGAATAATAGCCGTTTCAAATCGTTGATATTTTTTCGGCATACAATCCCTCCATTCCTATGACTTTTATTGTACTGGATACAACTAGCATTGAAAAGCATTTATCATCTGAATTTTCAATCTAATTATCTGAACAAAGAAAACAAAAACTAGTGTGAAAATTACTTGCAATTAAAAAAATGGAATTATATAATACTCGTTAAGTTATATGCTCAATCTCTTATCAAGAGTGGTGGAGGGGATAGGCCCTATGAAGCCCAGCAACCTTGGAGTAAATAATTTTACTTTTAATGGTGCCAAATCCTACAGATTAATCGCATTAATCTGGAAGATAAGAGGAGGATTCGTGACCTTACCATACGACCTCTTCTTATTCAGAAGAGGTCTTTTCTTTTTCTGAATTTGAATCATCACATCTTTACAATATAAGCTTCTAAAAATTAAGAGGAGGATTATTAATTATGTCAACATTTCATTTCCAAGATCAAGATACTATTCTACTTCATGGTGGGCAGGTCCCTGATCCAGTAACAGGATCTCGCGCAGTACCTATTCACCAAACAACATCCTATGTATTCCCGGATTCAGAGCATGCCCAAGGCGTATTCGCATTACAAAAAACTGGAAATATTTATACTCGTATTACCAATCCAACGGTGGATGCATTTGAACAGCGTGTAAGTTTACTGGAAGACGGGGTTGCAGCTGTCGCAACTTCTTCTGGTATGGCGGCAATTACATTTGCCATTTTAAATATTGCAAGTGCTGGAGATGAAATTGTTACAGATAGTAACCTATACGGTGGAACATATAATTTATTCGTCCATACCTTGCCTAGATATGGAATCAATGTAAAATTCGTTGATGGATCGGATCCTGAAAACTTTAGAGAAGCTATTACGGATAAAACAAAAGCAGTTTATGGGGAGACCATTACAAACCCAAGCTTGTATGTTTTTGACATTGAGGCTGTAGCTGATATTGCTCATGAGCATGGGATTCCTCTTATTATTGATAACACATTCGCACCTGGAATCGCGCATCCATTAAAATGGGGTGCAGATATTGTTGTTCATTCTGCCACAAAATGGATTGGTGGACATGGGAATTCCATTGCTGGAGTTGTCGTTGATGGCGGAAAATTTGACTGGAGTAATGGAAAATTCCCAGGATTTACAGAGCCAGATGATAGCTATAATGGATTACGCTATGTAGATGTAGGTGCACCTGCATTTGCTATTAAACTACGAGTACAGTTATTGCGTGATATCGGCGCTTGCTTAAGTCCACATAACGCATTTTTATTGTTGCAAGGATTAGAAACTTTACATTTACGAATGGAACGTCATGCGAAAAATACAGAAAAAGTTGTTAAGTTCTTAACAACACATCCTGCGGTAGATTGGGTGAACTACCCTGGCTTAAAAGATCACCCATCACATGAGCTTGCACATAAGTACTTTACAGAAGGTTACGGTTCCATTGTTACATTTGGAATTAAAGGCGGTCGTGATGCTGGAAGAAAAGCAATCGACAATGTGAAGCTATGGTCACATGTTGCAAATGTTGGTGATGCGAAATCATTAATTATCCATCCTGCATCCACTACACATCAACAATTAAGTGCAGAGGATCTGGAGAAAAGTGGAGTAAATGAAGAATTAATTCGTCTATCTATTGGACTTGAATCTGTAAAAGATATTTTAGAAGACTTGGATCAAGCAATGTCTAAAGCGGTAGGTATTGAACCTTCGCTTACAAACACCGAAGATTCAGTTACAAAATGGCTAGTACATTCACCATTTGACCGCAGTGAAGGCTTACGCCAAAAGGTCATTGCAGTTGCTGATATCGACGAAACAAAAGTAGCAGCAGTTAAAAAGGCTGGTTATCAAATAATTGCAGTGGATGCCATCTCTTCTACAGACCAAGTTGATGCACTATGGGTCAAAGATAATATCTCAAAAGCTCAACTGACTACATTTACAGAGAAGCAAGGAAAAATCATCTGGGTAGAAAATGAGCCAACAGGAGATATCATAAGTGCATTGGGAAGTATACATGACGCTATCGTCTTCTTTAATAAAGATTTATTAGAAGAAATAGTAGAAGCAAGGACAAGTAAATAATTCATAAAACAAAAAGCGAAAGTCGCGCCCTTACAGGCTAAAAGCGTGACGTGACTGAACTTAGTCGATAAAAGTGCGACTATGACTCTGTCTGCGCCTAACGCCTTGTCAATCGCCAAGTCTCCTTTATTATAGGATGGCTCGCGTTAGCTCTTAGTTTTTGGTGCTCAGAGCTAGACAGCGCTAACTTTGAATAAGCATTAATTTGCGCAATTTTTATACTTTCTTTTCTCATGAAGAAAAACCTGTTAGCTTCCTTATCGGCTAACAGGTTTTTTTCACAGAAAATATAATTAATCATACATATTTTATGGTTTCAAACTAATACTTTAAAGTACCAAGTTTATGGCTTTTCATTTCACTAACTCAAATCATTTTCCATTTGCATAAAATCTCATATAACAAGAAAATTTCCTCTTTTCCCCCAATTCAAACAATTATTTTGTAAAAAAGATTTCGGTTTACATCGTACATGTAAAGTGTAAAATAATGAAAGACGGTCTTTTATTTTTATCTCCATTTAGAGGTAATTTTTCAGTAAAAGGAATATAAAATTCTCTTGGGAACTAAATTCTTATTAAGTGAGTATAAAACCTCTGATAGATGTCACATTTTTTTATAGGCAGGCTATACAAAATATAATAGTTTTAGACTAGACTTCATTATGTAATGAACTTAAGAAAATTGGACATAATTGCTTTAAAAAGACCCTTTTAAATAAGTGCATGATATAGGTGTGATTTCAATTATTAGGAAAATAATTTATGGGATAATAGGTATTTTAATTATTATTGGTGGCGTCAGCATTTATGCATATAGTAAACAACAATCCAACTTCGCAAAATTAAAAGAAGTTCCTCCTGTTACAGAAGATATTCTTGAGCAAATTGCGGAAGAAGAGATTGAGCCAGAAGAGTTTGTCGAAGAAGAAGTTCCTGCATCATCCACAAATGGCATCCGCGAGAGAATCAAAAGCGCGCTGAACTCCTTTTTACATCAGGATATAAAGATTGTTGGTATAGGAGATTCCCTAACTCAAGGAGTTGGTGATGAACATAATGCAGGAGGATACATTGGAATCTTAGATCGTACAATTAATGCAGAAAATCAAATTGCGACCTTTGAAAACTTCGGAAAAAGAGGAAATCGTACAGATCAAATGCTTGTGCGCATGGAAGAAGAAGAAGAGATTTCGGAGTCTCTGAAGAGTGCAGATATTATTTTAATTACAATCGGTGCAAATGATATCATGAAAGTCGCAAGAGACAACTTTGTAGACCTTCATTATTTACAATTTGCTCGAGAACGTGTAAAGTACGAAGAACGTATAAATACGATTCTGACACAAATGAGAGAACTAAATAATAAAGCACATATTTTCCTATTAGGAATTTATAATCCTTTTGCTCAATATTTCCCAGAGATAGAGGAATTAGGAACGATTGTAAATGACTGGAATCGAACAAGTAATTTTACGACGAGTCAATATGAAGATGTTACATTTATTCCTATGCAAGATGTGTTTGATCAAGCAAGTGATAATCTATTTGCTGATGATCACTTTCATCCAAATTCACTAGGATATTATCATATGGCAGAACGTGTTTTAGAGTTTTTAACAAATATAGAAGTTGAAGGTGGGAATGATGAAGAAGAAAACGGAACAACTACCGGGGAATAGATGGAGAAATTACTTCGTCAATCTTCTCTACATCAACTTCGGTATACTATTTTTAATTGCATTACTCATATTTTGGCCTGTTTCAAGTTCCGAATATCCAACAACAAAGCCAGTTGACTATCATGATAGTTCTGAATTTGTTGTCCGTACAACAAAACAAAACTTAAATGATTTAGTCAATGCATATATCAATAAATTCTTGGAAAAAACGAATCACCGATATTCGGTTTCTTTAGAAGAGGACGTACATCTGCAAGGCGATTTACCTGTCTTTTCAACAACTGTCCCGCTCTCAATCCATTTAGAGCCAATCGTCCAAGAGGATGGTAATGTCATCTTAAAACAACGCTCTATTTCTCTTGGTCTATTACAATTACCAAATAAGAAGATTATGGAGTATATGAAGAAATCCTTACCAATGCCTGACTGGGTGGTTGTGAATCCTAAGGAAGAAGAAATTTATGTAGCAGTCACAGAAATGGATATAAAAAGTAATTTTCAAGTTGCTATCGAACAATTCGATGTGGAAGCAAACCACTTTGCTTTCCGAATCCGAATTCCTTATAGCACACTTGGAATCGATTAAAAAATCTCTACAACCTTTTTCTATGAAGAAAGGGCTGTAGAGATTCTTTAAATATATGAATATATAAATGTATAATGGCTAAAATCAAATAACATTATAAATATACCTTACGCTTTTTCATTAGATGGTAATAACTTTCTTTTTTTCATCTATATGTGTTAAAGCTTCTGATTTATGCAAGCGACATGCAGCTGCATATTCTCCAAGTTTTCCTCGATAAATCAAATGCATCCCTTCACGATTGCGAATATCTGCTGGTGTTGCAAAGCATAATGGCTTTTCTATCGTCAATGATGCTATATCCCTAGTTACATATGCCACAAACTGCGAACAGAAAAAAGCATATTGTCGGTTAATTTCGATGTTAAATAACACACCAAGTAAACCAATAAAATTATATCGATACAATGATTTGCTTTCTTCAATTAGTTTGATGTTTTTACGAATTTCTTCATATTCTTCATTAGATACATTAAAAGCATAAACAGCACAGTTTGCATTCCTCATTAAATCACCCCGTATATTCTCACGTACAAATCCACCAAGAAATGGATTTTTAGGGCGGGTTCGACCAAAACTGTATACCTCATCTAAGCTTTCATCAAATGCAATCGAAGTATGATTCAATGATTCACTTACAAATAGTTTAATTGCACGAGATAACCATGTACCTGTATCGGAAAAAATAAAGTAAATTGTTTTCATTTCCTGTCTTCCCCCTTCGAAAGACAAATTTGGTTTGCTTCTATTTATTTCGTGATGATGACATGGATGCAATCGAACGTAGAATACTTCGATTACGAAAACACTTATTTAAAATAATACATAAGAAACTCTTTTTTTACAAGCTAATTTTCTAGCAGCCTTAGAAGAAAGCATCCATTCTATCGTGAATTTATTATATTCAAAAACAGCTATATTTAGCTCCATGATTGACGTAATCCAATTATTTTTGTAAGCTTAGCAATTAGAGCATGTAATATTGGAGGGTACCTAACAATGATAACAGTATCGAATGTTAGTTTACAATATGGAGACAAAAAGTTATTTGAAGATGTAAATTTAAAATTTACACAAGGAAATTGCTACGGTGTTATTGGAGCAAACGGAGCTGGAAAATCTACATTTTTAAAAGTATTATCTGGCGAAGTAGAATCTCAAGCTGGAAATATTCATATTGAAAAAGGAAAAAGATTAGCTGTATTAAAACAGGACCATTTCGCTTATGAAGAGCACGGTGTCATTGATACCGTATTAATGGGTCATGAGCATTTGGCTGCTGTAAAGAAAGAAAAAGATGAGATTTATATGAAAGCAGATTTTAGTGAAGAAGATGGAATGCGTGCGGCAGAGCTAGAAGGAGAATTTGCTGAACTTGGTGGTTGGGAAGCAGAATCTGATGCTGCTATCTTATTAAAAGGCCTTGGCATTCCTGAGAAGCTTCATTCTTATAAAATGGCTGAATTAACTGGAGATCAAAAGGTTAAAGTTTTACTTGCGCAAGCTTTATTTGGTAATCCAGATATTCTATTACTGGACGAGCCAACAAACGGCTTAGATGTACAAGCAATTCAATGGTTACAAGATTTCTTAATTAATTTTGAGAATACAGTTATCGTCGTTTCACATGACCGTCACTTCTTAAATACGGTATGTACACATATTGCCGATGTAGACTTTGGGAAAATCCAAATTTATGTTGGTAACTACGACTTCTGGTATGAGTCTAGCCAGCTGGCATTAAAAATGAGACAAGAAGATAATAAGAAAAAAGAAGAAAAAATTAAAGAACTACAGGCATTTATCGCACGCTTTAGTGCCAATGCTGCTCGTTCCCGTCAAGCAACATCTCGCCAAAAATTACTAGATAACATCACATTAGACGATATTAAGCCATCTTCTCGTCGTTACCCATATGTTGCTTTCACTCCTGAAAGAGAAATGGGAAATGATTTACTTCGTGTAGAGGGCATTAGTAAAACAATTGACGGGAAAAAGGTTTTAGATAATGTTAGCTTTTTGTTAAATCGCAATGATAAAGTCGCTTTTGTAGGTGCAAATGACATTGCTAAAACAACATTGTTCCAAATTTTAGCTGGAGAGCTTGAACCAGATGAAGGTAAATTCACTTGGGGTATTACAACAAGTCAAACTTACTTTCCAAAGGATAACTCTGCCTTCTTTGAAAATTCGGATTTAACATTAGTTGAATGGTTAAGACAATTCTCACCAGAAGATGAAACAGAAACATTTTTACGTGGGTTCCTTGGTAGAATGCTATTTTCCGGAGAAGAAGCGCTTAAGAAAGCGAGTGTATTATCTGGAGGAGAAAAGGTTCGTTGTATGCTATCAAAAATGATGCTAAGCAATGCGAATGTATTAATCTTAGATGAACCAACAAACCATTTAGATTTAGAGTCCATCACTGCATTAAACAATGGATTAATGAAATTTAAAGGATCTATTCTTTTTGCATCACATGACCATCAATTTATTAATAGTATTGCAAATCGACTTATTGATATTACGCCAAATGGTGTGATTGATAAGGAAATGAGCTATGATGAATATGTAAGAGATAAGAAGATCCAAAAACAAGTAGCTGAAATGTATAAAGGATAAATTAAATAAGAGTTATTGGATCATCATATTAATCCAATAACTCTTATTTTTTACTCCTTGAAAAAACATAAGATGCCAAAGCATAAAGCTGTAACCCATACCTGAGCACATAAAAAGCCAAAGATCTGCAATTAGATCTTTGGCTTTGAGTTATTTTCTATTATAATT contains the following coding sequences:
- a CDS encoding O-acetylhomoserine aminocarboxypropyltransferase/cysteine synthase family protein, which encodes MSTFHFQDQDTILLHGGQVPDPVTGSRAVPIHQTTSYVFPDSEHAQGVFALQKTGNIYTRITNPTVDAFEQRVSLLEDGVAAVATSSGMAAITFAILNIASAGDEIVTDSNLYGGTYNLFVHTLPRYGINVKFVDGSDPENFREAITDKTKAVYGETITNPSLYVFDIEAVADIAHEHGIPLIIDNTFAPGIAHPLKWGADIVVHSATKWIGGHGNSIAGVVVDGGKFDWSNGKFPGFTEPDDSYNGLRYVDVGAPAFAIKLRVQLLRDIGACLSPHNAFLLLQGLETLHLRMERHAKNTEKVVKFLTTHPAVDWVNYPGLKDHPSHELAHKYFTEGYGSIVTFGIKGGRDAGRKAIDNVKLWSHVANVGDAKSLIIHPASTTHQQLSAEDLEKSGVNEELIRLSIGLESVKDILEDLDQAMSKAVGIEPSLTNTEDSVTKWLVHSPFDRSEGLRQKVIAVADIDETKVAAVKKAGYQIIAVDAISSTDQVDALWVKDNISKAQLTTFTEKQGKIIWVENEPTGDIISALGSIHDAIVFFNKDLLEEIVEARTSK
- a CDS encoding YpmS family protein, whose translation is MKKKTEQLPGNRWRNYFVNLLYINFGILFLIALLIFWPVSSSEYPTTKPVDYHDSSEFVVRTTKQNLNDLVNAYINKFLEKTNHRYSVSLEEDVHLQGDLPVFSTTVPLSIHLEPIVQEDGNVILKQRSISLGLLQLPNKKIMEYMKKSLPMPDWVVVNPKEEEIYVAVTEMDIKSNFQVAIEQFDVEANHFAFRIRIPYSTLGID
- a CDS encoding ABC-F family ATP-binding cassette domain-containing protein yields the protein MITVSNVSLQYGDKKLFEDVNLKFTQGNCYGVIGANGAGKSTFLKVLSGEVESQAGNIHIEKGKRLAVLKQDHFAYEEHGVIDTVLMGHEHLAAVKKEKDEIYMKADFSEEDGMRAAELEGEFAELGGWEAESDAAILLKGLGIPEKLHSYKMAELTGDQKVKVLLAQALFGNPDILLLDEPTNGLDVQAIQWLQDFLINFENTVIVVSHDRHFLNTVCTHIADVDFGKIQIYVGNYDFWYESSQLALKMRQEDNKKKEEKIKELQAFIARFSANAARSRQATSRQKLLDNITLDDIKPSSRRYPYVAFTPEREMGNDLLRVEGISKTIDGKKVLDNVSFLLNRNDKVAFVGANDIAKTTLFQILAGELEPDEGKFTWGITTSQTYFPKDNSAFFENSDLTLVEWLRQFSPEDETETFLRGFLGRMLFSGEEALKKASVLSGGEKVRCMLSKMMLSNANVLILDEPTNHLDLESITALNNGLMKFKGSILFASHDHQFINSIANRLIDITPNGVIDKEMSYDEYVRDKKIQKQVAEMYKG
- the megL gene encoding methionine gamma-lyase produces the protein MPKKYQRFETAIIHEGYDEKEVLGSLVPPLFQSSTFVFDSAEQGEQRFSGETDGYTYSRLRNPTVAILEERIAAIENGEKGLAFGSGMAAISAVLFSLTKANDHIISSVALYGNTFGLLKLMEEKYNIAHETCSMKSTEEIRSLIRKETACIFVETPVNPTMQLIDLKMVADVAKEFDIPVVIDNTFCSPYLQRPLDLGCDIVVHSATKYIGGHGDVVAGLAAGKAELIERIRKTTFKDIGGIISPFDAWLLLRGLKTLPVRMDRHCENAEQIFKRLKEHPKVANAYYPGDADAPDYEIFKKQMKSGGGMIAFEVVGTKKDAQKFLNAVKVIKLAVSLGDIDSLIQHPATMTHKIVPEKERLEMGITDTMIRLSIGLEAWEDLWEDLEQALEVI
- a CDS encoding DUF3278 domain-containing protein, whose amino-acid sequence is MKSWIAFLLPTDEYKEKRILYFVAEGTFILLFSLIALLISSKYIPIFKNQIDTILFLPIAVFIIYVLIRYILSGMEYTDVVSETSFKKERNHITFRSAIFASTFILFLLIFEGLPNEISKWAETIVLPIFAGFFWFIINYISLQKSYKKNKELA
- a CDS encoding GDSL-type esterase/lipase family protein, with product MISIIRKIIYGIIGILIIIGGVSIYAYSKQQSNFAKLKEVPPVTEDILEQIAEEEIEPEEFVEEEVPASSTNGIRERIKSALNSFLHQDIKIVGIGDSLTQGVGDEHNAGGYIGILDRTINAENQIATFENFGKRGNRTDQMLVRMEEEEEISESLKSADIILITIGANDIMKVARDNFVDLHYLQFARERVKYEERINTILTQMRELNNKAHIFLLGIYNPFAQYFPEIEELGTIVNDWNRTSNFTTSQYEDVTFIPMQDVFDQASDNLFADDHFHPNSLGYYHMAERVLEFLTNIEVEGGNDEEENGTTTGE
- a CDS encoding helix-turn-helix transcriptional regulator: MKNNVKITRIKMNITQQELAQRVGVARQTIGLIEKGEYNPSLQLCIAIAKELNKTLDDLFWKVER